In Pollutimonas sp. M17, a single genomic region encodes these proteins:
- a CDS encoding ribonucleotide-diphosphate reductase subunit beta: MLNWEDTPATPAGNTASDNAGTGAPRAAAQSQADNAMAAPAASSAAADTGGRVRAADKRIINGKTDVNQLVPFKYKWAWEKYLATCANHWMPQEINMSRDISLWKNPNGLTEDERRIVKRNLGFFVTADSLAANNIVLGTYRHITAPECRQFLLRQAFEEAIHTHAYQYIVESLDLDEAEIFNAYNEVPSIRAKDEFLIPFIDAIADPNFQTGTPQADQTLLKSLIVFACLMEGLFFYVGFTQILALGRQNKMTGAAEQYMYILRDESMHCNFGIDLINTIKLENPHLWTAEFREELRELFRQAVDLEYAYAEDTMPRGVLGLNASMFKSYLRFIANRRCQQIGLEPLFAQEENPFPWMAEMIDLKKERNFFETRVIEYQTGGALSWE; the protein is encoded by the coding sequence ATGCTGAATTGGGAAGACACTCCGGCCACGCCGGCCGGCAACACAGCCTCCGACAACGCCGGCACCGGCGCCCCGCGCGCCGCCGCGCAAAGCCAGGCCGACAATGCCATGGCGGCGCCCGCCGCGTCCTCCGCCGCGGCCGATACGGGCGGACGCGTGCGCGCCGCCGACAAGCGCATCATCAACGGCAAGACCGACGTCAACCAGCTGGTGCCGTTCAAGTACAAGTGGGCCTGGGAAAAATACCTGGCCACTTGCGCGAACCACTGGATGCCGCAGGAAATCAACATGTCGCGCGACATCTCGCTCTGGAAGAACCCCAATGGCCTGACCGAGGACGAGCGCCGCATCGTCAAGCGCAACCTGGGCTTCTTCGTGACCGCCGATTCGCTTGCCGCCAACAACATCGTGCTGGGCACATACCGGCATATCACTGCGCCGGAATGCCGCCAGTTCCTGCTGCGCCAGGCCTTCGAAGAAGCCATACACACCCACGCCTATCAGTACATCGTCGAAAGCCTGGACCTGGATGAGGCCGAGATCTTCAACGCCTACAACGAAGTTCCATCCATACGCGCAAAAGACGAATTTCTGATTCCCTTCATCGATGCGATCGCCGATCCCAACTTCCAGACAGGCACACCGCAAGCGGATCAGACGCTGCTCAAATCGCTCATCGTTTTCGCCTGCCTGATGGAAGGTCTGTTCTTTTATGTTGGTTTTACGCAAATACTTGCATTGGGTCGCCAAAATAAAATGACGGGCGCCGCCGAGCAGTACATGTACATCTTGCGCGACGAATCCATGCACTGCAATTTCGGCATCGACCTGATCAACACGATCAAACTCGAGAACCCGCATTTGTGGACGGCCGAGTTCCGCGAAGAGCTGCGCGAATTGTTCCGACAGGCTGTAGACCTTGAATATGCTTACGCTGAGGACACCATGCCGCGCGGCGTGCTCGGTTTGAACGCGTCGATGTTCAAGTCATATTTGCGTTTCATCGCCAATCGGCGCTGCCAGCAAATCGGTCTTGAACCGCTGTTCGCGCAAGAAGAAAATCCATTCCCATGGATGGCCGAGATGATCGACTTGAAGAAAGAACGCAACTTTTTTGAGACACGAGTCATCGAATATCAGACCGGCGGAGCATTAAGCTGGGAATAA